The Stomoxys calcitrans chromosome 3, idStoCalc2.1, whole genome shotgun sequence genome includes a region encoding these proteins:
- the LOC106082743 gene encoding probable G-protein coupled receptor CG31760 — MLAELNELTNSSSPTTKTVSTNLSPISTTDGIDPIFEEIVVTPSTSSSSSTYGERTPTPPYSELIKRASIQHIQLAPGLLPIFYPHSQLETDEDEEGITITEIVEVHRIPSAALFSIADNNNPSPLTTTTPTITTAPTTTTTGNSNDDEADIESNVNNNNTSCSLSSTLTDSKTLDVRTPIVV; from the coding sequence ATGTTGGCCGAACTGAACGAGTTGACCAACTCATCATCACCAACTACAAAGACAGTGAGCACAAATCTTTCGCCCATCAGTACCACCGATGGCATAGATCCCATATTTGAGGAAATTGTGGTAACACCATCGACAAGTTCTTCGAGCTCCACATATGGCGAACGCACGCCAACGCCACCTTATAGCGAACTAATCAAACGTGCCAGTATTCAGCATATACAGCTGGCACCAGGTCTGCTACCAATCTTTTATCCTCACTCCCAATTGGAAACGGATGAGGATGAAGAGGGCATAACCATTACCGAAATTGTTGAGGTACATCGCATACCATCGGCGGCTCTTTTCTCCATTGCTGACAACAACAATCCATCGCCATTGACAACAACGACACCCACAATAACAACAGCTCCCACCACTACAACAACTGGCAATAGCAACGACGATGAGGCCGATATCGAAAGTAATGTAAACAACAATAACACCTCGTGTTCGTTGTCATCGACTTTAACCGATAGCAAAACATTGGATGTTCGTACACCTATTGTGgtctaa